A region from the Musa acuminata AAA Group cultivar baxijiao chromosome BXJ1-10, Cavendish_Baxijiao_AAA, whole genome shotgun sequence genome encodes:
- the LOC135595197 gene encoding protein FLX-like 1 isoform X2, with protein sequence MAGRGRPAHALPVRGSPPSLLGRPPPRAAIHPADEPLLVRRAPVPSSILALEDRLAAQHRQIQVLLVDNQQLAASHVALKQDLSASKHELRLAAASAAETKAAKDAEVREVYERSLKAEAEARALEGMRAELAQVRSDVQSLGAVRHELVEQLQGLKGQLSSARAEHKQADTVMAEIEIMRKEIQKGRAAIEFEKKVHADNTEQSQIMENNMVLMAREIEKLHAELANTEKKAQVAAAASANSGSGYAGTYGNPGMAYAANFAGPHNFHQAGFGKELYRVEGLQWTMCDRSQLL encoded by the exons ATGGCCGGAAGGGGCCGCCCCGCCCATGCCTTACCGGTCCGAGGCTCACCGCCTTCACTCCTTGGCCGCCCCCCGCCTCGTGCTGCCATCCACCCCGCCGATGAGCCCCTTCTAGTCCGCCGCGCCCCAGTCCCCTCCTCGATTCTCGCCCTCGAGGACCGGCTCGCCGCTCAGCACCGGCAGATCCAGGTGCTCCTCGTCGACAACCAGCAGCTCGCCGCTTCTCATGTTGCGCTCAAGCAGGATCTCAGTGCGTCCAAGCACGAACTCCGTCTCGCCGCCGCCTCGGCAGCCGAGACCAAGGCTGCAAAGGACGCCGAGGTACGCGAGGTCTATGAGCGATCGCtcaaggcggaggcggaggcgcggGCGTTAGAGGGGATGCGGGCCGAATTGGCGCAGGTGCGATCCGATGTCCAGAGTCTGGGAGCCGTGAGGCATGAGCTCGTTGAGCAGCTGCAGGGGCTCAAAGGGCAACTGTCGAGTGCTCGAGCGGAGCACAAGCAGGCGGACACAGTCATGGCTGAGATAGAGATCATGCGCAAGGAGATCCAAAAGGGCAG GGCTGCAATAGAATTTGAGAAGAAGGTACATGCTGATAACACCGAACAGAGTCAGATAATGGAAAATAATATGGTGTTGATGGCTCGTGAGATTGAAAAATTACATGCTGAACTTGCCAACACGGAGAAGAAAGCACAAGTAGCGGCTGCGGCCTCAGCTAACTCAG GTTCAGGATATGCTGGAACTTATGGAAACCCAGGGATGGCTTATGCAGCGAATTTTGCTGGCCCACATAATTTCCACCAG GCTGGTTTTGGAAAGGAGCTTTACCGAGTTGAGGGGCTCCAATGGACGATGTGCGATAGAAGCCAGTTGCTCTGA
- the LOC135595197 gene encoding protein FLX-like 1 isoform X1 produces MAGRGRPAHALPVRGSPPSLLGRPPPRAAIHPADEPLLVRRAPVPSSILALEDRLAAQHRQIQVLLVDNQQLAASHVALKQDLSASKHELRLAAASAAETKAAKDAEVREVYERSLKAEAEARALEGMRAELAQVRSDVQSLGAVRHELVEQLQGLKGQLSSARAEHKQADTVMAEIEIMRKEIQKGRAAIEFEKKVHADNTEQSQIMENNMVLMAREIEKLHAELANTEKKAQVAAAASANSGSGYAGTYGNPGMAYAANFAGPHNFHQVQRNVDNDPQFGSSAVPHGQYDIQQTYARR; encoded by the exons ATGGCCGGAAGGGGCCGCCCCGCCCATGCCTTACCGGTCCGAGGCTCACCGCCTTCACTCCTTGGCCGCCCCCCGCCTCGTGCTGCCATCCACCCCGCCGATGAGCCCCTTCTAGTCCGCCGCGCCCCAGTCCCCTCCTCGATTCTCGCCCTCGAGGACCGGCTCGCCGCTCAGCACCGGCAGATCCAGGTGCTCCTCGTCGACAACCAGCAGCTCGCCGCTTCTCATGTTGCGCTCAAGCAGGATCTCAGTGCGTCCAAGCACGAACTCCGTCTCGCCGCCGCCTCGGCAGCCGAGACCAAGGCTGCAAAGGACGCCGAGGTACGCGAGGTCTATGAGCGATCGCtcaaggcggaggcggaggcgcggGCGTTAGAGGGGATGCGGGCCGAATTGGCGCAGGTGCGATCCGATGTCCAGAGTCTGGGAGCCGTGAGGCATGAGCTCGTTGAGCAGCTGCAGGGGCTCAAAGGGCAACTGTCGAGTGCTCGAGCGGAGCACAAGCAGGCGGACACAGTCATGGCTGAGATAGAGATCATGCGCAAGGAGATCCAAAAGGGCAG GGCTGCAATAGAATTTGAGAAGAAGGTACATGCTGATAACACCGAACAGAGTCAGATAATGGAAAATAATATGGTGTTGATGGCTCGTGAGATTGAAAAATTACATGCTGAACTTGCCAACACGGAGAAGAAAGCACAAGTAGCGGCTGCGGCCTCAGCTAACTCAG GTTCAGGATATGCTGGAACTTATGGAAACCCAGGGATGGCTTATGCAGCGAATTTTGCTGGCCCACATAATTTCCACCAG GTTCAGAGAAACGTTGATAATGACCCTCAATTTGGATCATCAGCTGTTCCTCATGGTCAATATGACATCCAGCAGACGTATGCTCGTAGATAA